A single region of the Thermoanaerobacterium aotearoense genome encodes:
- a CDS encoding ATP:cob(I)alamin adenosyltransferase, whose translation MSVYTKTGDDGYTLLLNGERIPKDDLRIETLGNLDELTSYLGFAKAQINDDSIKKR comes from the coding sequence ATGAGTGTTTATACTAAAACTGGTGATGATGGTTACACGTTGCTATTAAATGGAGAAAGAATTCCAAAGGACGATTTGAGAATAGAGACATTGGGAAATTTGGATGAATTGACAAGCTATTTAGGATTTGCAAAAGCTCAAATAAATGATGATTCCATAAAAAAGAGATAG
- a CDS encoding ATP:cob(I)alamin adenosyltransferase: MADGKSDKWHISENDVFDIERLIDDYQNMVKIKNGFVIPGKNQISALLDIVRTITRKTERSLIKVDKKYPVNINSKVYINRLSDYLFVLARYMEIRTEIEEKVKDVIRKHYGKNKGEIKLNLDIAKNLMAKVEKKAESINLPVAIAIVDMHGNLIAAHFMDGTLLESMNLAINKAYTSVVLKMSTQELSKLAQPGQPLYGINTTDNRIVVFGGGCPIKHQGEIVGGIGVSGGTVEQDIELSIYGADVFEEVIS; this comes from the coding sequence ATAGCAGATGGCAAAAGCGATAAATGGCATATATCAGAAAATGATGTCTTTGACATAGAAAGATTAATTGACGATTATCAAAACATGGTAAAGATTAAAAATGGTTTTGTAATACCTGGTAAAAACCAAATCTCAGCATTATTAGATATTGTAAGGACTATAACGAGAAAAACTGAGAGAAGCTTAATCAAAGTTGACAAGAAATATCCTGTAAATATTAATTCGAAAGTTTACATCAATAGATTGTCTGATTATTTGTTTGTTTTAGCAAGGTATATGGAAATAAGAACGGAAATAGAAGAAAAAGTAAAAGACGTGATAAGAAAGCATTATGGAAAGAACAAAGGCGAAATAAAGCTAAATTTAGATATAGCAAAAAATTTAATGGCTAAGGTAGAAAAGAAGGCAGAAAGCATTAATCTACCGGTTGCTATTGCAATAGTTGACATGCATGGCAATTTGATAGCGGCTCATTTTATGGATGGTACACTTCTTGAAAGCATGAATCTAGCTATAAATAAAGCTTATACATCAGTGGTGCTTAAAATGTCGACGCAAGAGTTATCAAAACTTGCACAACCAGGGCAGCCTCTTTACGGGATAAATACAACTGATAATAGAATCGTAGTGTTTGGAGGTGGGTGCCCTATAAAACATCAAGGTGAAATAGTTGGTGGAATTGGAGTTAGCGGTGGTACAGTAGAACAAGATATAGAACTTTCTATTTATGGTGCAGATGTATTTGAGGAGGTTATATCATGA
- a CDS encoding aldehyde dehydrogenase family protein, which produces MKVKEEDIEAIVKKVLSEFNFKKNTKSFRDFGVFQDMNDAIRAAKDAQKKLRNMSMESREKIIQNIRKKIMENKKILAEMGVSETGMGKVEHKIIKHELVALKTPGTEDIVTTAWSGDKGLTLVEMGPFGVIGTITPSTNPSETVLCNSIGMIAAGNSVVFNPHPGAVNVSNYAVKLVNEAVMEAGGPENLVASVEKPTLETGNIMFKSPDVSLLVATGGPGVVTSVLSSGKRAIGAGAGNPPVVVDETADIKKAAKDIVDGATFDNNLPCIAEKEVVSVDKITDELIYYMQQNGCYKIEGREIEKLIELVLDHKGGKITLNRKWVGKDAHLILKAIGIDADESVRCIIFEAEKDNPLVVEELMMPILGIVRAKNVDEAIMIATELEHGNRHSAHMHSKNVDNLTKFGKIIDTAIFVKNAPSYAALGYGGEGYCTFTIASRTGEGLTSARTFTKSRRCVLADGLSIR; this is translated from the coding sequence ATGAAAGTTAAAGAGGAAGATATTGAAGCGATCGTCAAAAAAGTCTTATCGGAATTTAATTTTAAAAAAAATACTAAAAGTTTCAGAGATTTTGGCGTATTTCAAGATATGAATGATGCTATTCGTGCTGCAAAAGATGCCCAGAAAAAATTGAGAAATATGTCCATGGAGTCGAGAGAAAAGATTATACAGAATATAAGAAAAAAGATTATGGAGAATAAAAAAATACTTGCAGAGATGGGCGTCAGTGAAACTGGCATGGGGAAAGTAGAGCACAAAATAATAAAACATGAGCTTGTAGCACTTAAGACACCTGGTACCGAAGATATAGTGACAACAGCATGGTCTGGCGATAAGGGACTGACATTGGTTGAAATGGGGCCATTTGGTGTAATAGGTACGATTACTCCTTCGACAAATCCAAGTGAAACCGTCCTTTGCAATAGCATAGGTATGATAGCCGCAGGTAATTCAGTCGTATTTAATCCACATCCAGGTGCGGTAAATGTATCTAATTACGCTGTCAAGTTAGTAAATGAAGCGGTGATGGAAGCTGGCGGCCCTGAGAATTTAGTCGCATCTGTTGAAAAACCTACACTTGAAACTGGAAATATTATGTTCAAGAGTCCTGATGTTTCGCTATTAGTAGCGACAGGCGGACCTGGTGTAGTAACATCGGTTCTCTCATCTGGCAAAAGGGCAATAGGAGCAGGAGCAGGAAATCCACCAGTTGTAGTTGATGAAACGGCAGATATAAAAAAAGCTGCGAAAGATATAGTCGATGGTGCTACATTTGACAACAATTTGCCTTGTATTGCTGAAAAGGAAGTAGTTTCTGTAGATAAAATAACAGATGAACTGATTTACTACATGCAACAGAATGGCTGCTACAAGATTGAGGGGCGAGAAATTGAAAAGCTCATTGAACTTGTATTGGATCACAAAGGTGGCAAGATAACATTAAACAGGAAATGGGTTGGCAAAGATGCTCATTTAATACTAAAAGCTATAGGCATAGATGCTGATGAAAGCGTAAGGTGCATAATTTTTGAGGCGGAAAAAGACAATCCGTTAGTGGTAGAAGAGCTGATGATGCCTATTTTAGGAATAGTAAGAGCCAAAAATGTAGATGAAGCGATAATGATTGCGACAGAGTTAGAACATGGCAATAGGCATTCAGCACATATGCATTCTAAAAACGTTGATAATTTAACAAAGTTTGGAAAAATAATTGACACTGCTATATTTGTAAAAAATGCTCCATCGTATGCCGCGTTAGGATATGGTGGTGAAGGTTATTGCACATTTACGATTGCAAGCAGAACAGGTGAAGGATTGACATCTGCAAGGACTTTTACTAAAAGTCGTAGATGTGTCTTGGCAGATGGATTATCAATAAGATAG
- a CDS encoding zinc-dependent alcohol dehydrogenase → MEVNQIDIEEIVKKILNDLRNEPKENIKESNSKIPSICRAAVLTDVKKIEVKEFNIPEINDDEMLVKVEGCGVCGTDVHEYKGDPFGLIPLVLGHEGTGEIVKLGKNVRRDSAGKEIKEGDKIVTSVVPCGECDICLNHPDKTNLCENSKIYGLISDDNYHLNGWFSEYIVIRKGSTFYKVNDINLNLRLLVEPAAVVVHAVERAKSTGLMKFNSKVLVQGCGPIGLLLLSVVKTLGVENIIAVDGDENRLNMAKRLGATALINFTKYSNIDELVDAVKKASDGIGADFAFQCTGVPSAASNIWKFVRRGGGLCEVGFFVNNGDCKINPHYDICNKEITAVGSWTYTPQDYLTTFDFLKRAKEIGLPIEELITHRFSLDKMNEAMEVNMKQEGIKVVYINDRF, encoded by the coding sequence ATGGAAGTCAATCAGATAGACATTGAGGAGATAGTTAAGAAAATATTAAATGATTTAAGAAATGAGCCTAAAGAAAACATTAAAGAGAGCAATTCAAAAATACCATCTATCTGCAGAGCTGCTGTACTTACAGATGTTAAAAAAATAGAAGTAAAAGAATTTAATATTCCAGAAATAAATGATGATGAAATGCTTGTCAAGGTGGAAGGCTGTGGCGTTTGCGGTACTGATGTTCATGAATACAAAGGAGATCCTTTTGGACTTATACCATTGGTTTTAGGACACGAAGGTACAGGTGAGATAGTCAAGCTGGGGAAAAACGTGAGACGAGATTCTGCTGGTAAAGAAATCAAAGAAGGCGATAAGATTGTTACATCTGTCGTTCCGTGCGGTGAATGCGATATATGTTTGAATCATCCAGACAAGACAAATTTGTGTGAAAACTCAAAGATTTACGGCTTAATATCCGATGATAATTACCATTTAAATGGTTGGTTCTCAGAGTACATCGTCATAAGGAAAGGCTCAACATTTTATAAGGTCAATGATATAAACCTTAATTTGAGGCTTTTGGTAGAACCGGCTGCAGTAGTCGTACATGCAGTAGAGCGCGCAAAATCCACAGGTCTTATGAAATTCAACAGTAAAGTTCTCGTACAAGGCTGTGGCCCTATAGGATTACTGCTATTGTCGGTTGTAAAGACGCTTGGAGTAGAAAATATCATAGCCGTCGACGGCGATGAGAATAGACTCAACATGGCTAAAAGATTAGGTGCTACAGCACTCATTAATTTTACTAAATACAGCAATATTGATGAGCTTGTTGATGCTGTTAAAAAAGCAAGCGATGGAATTGGCGCAGATTTTGCATTTCAATGTACAGGCGTTCCTTCTGCAGCGTCTAATATTTGGAAGTTTGTAAGGCGGGGAGGTGGTTTATGCGAAGTTGGATTTTTTGTAAATAATGGTGATTGTAAGATAAACCCCCATTATGATATTTGCAATAAGGAGATAACAGCAGTTGGCTCATGGACTTACACTCCTCAAGACTATTTGACAACTTTTGATTTTCTCAAAAGAGCTAAAGAAATAGGACTTCCAATTGAAGAGCTGATAACACATAGATTTTCACTTGATAAAATGAATGAAGCTATGGAAGTTAATATGAAGCAGGAAGGGATAAAAGTAGTGTATATAAATGACAGATTTTAG
- a CDS encoding BMC domain-containing protein codes for MQAVGLIEVYGLVAAFVAADAACKKANVVIESFDNNKPLNAEALPVPLIIVVKLRGDLEDVKIAVDAAVDAANKISGVVATNIIAKPEEDTEKLLKLNCLK; via the coding sequence ATGCAGGCTGTTGGATTGATTGAAGTTTATGGATTAGTAGCGGCATTTGTGGCAGCAGATGCTGCATGCAAAAAAGCGAATGTCGTAATAGAGTCTTTTGACAACAATAAGCCATTAAATGCTGAAGCATTGCCAGTTCCATTGATAATAGTCGTTAAGCTCAGAGGAGATCTTGAGGATGTAAAAATAGCGGTAGATGCTGCAGTTGATGCAGCTAATAAAATATCTGGTGTAGTTGCTACAAATATAATAGCAAAACCAGAAGAAGATACTGAAAAGCTATTAAAGCTAAATTGTCTTAAATAA
- the pduA gene encoding propanediol utilization microcompartment protein PduA: MVQEALGMVETRGLVAAIEAADAMVKAADVTLIGTEKIGSGLVTVMVRGDVGAVKAATEVGASAASKLGELVAVHVIPRPHTDVEKILPTIK, encoded by the coding sequence ATGGTACAAGAAGCATTGGGAATGGTAGAAACGAGAGGATTGGTAGCAGCAATAGAAGCAGCAGATGCTATGGTAAAGGCTGCGGATGTCACTTTGATAGGAACTGAAAAAATAGGTTCAGGACTTGTAACAGTCATGGTAAGAGGAGATGTCGGTGCAGTAAAAGCAGCGACAGAAGTTGGCGCAAGTGCAGCTTCAAAATTGGGAGAGTTAGTGGCTGTTCACGTAATACCAAGGCCTCATACTGATGTTGAAAAGATACTGCCGACAATTAAATAA
- a CDS encoding BMC domain-containing protein gives MYAIGLIEVNGFVTAVETLDAMLKTANVEFVTWEKKLGGRLVTIIIKGDVSAVEEAILTGKIEADKITRTVAYAVIPNPHPETIKMVNISAGKLFKADGGEINEF, from the coding sequence ATGTATGCAATTGGACTTATTGAAGTAAATGGGTTTGTCACAGCGGTTGAAACACTGGATGCAATGTTGAAAACAGCCAATGTAGAGTTTGTAACATGGGAGAAAAAACTTGGAGGCAGACTTGTGACAATCATTATTAAAGGAGATGTTTCAGCAGTTGAAGAAGCAATTTTAACTGGAAAGATTGAAGCTGACAAGATTACACGGACAGTAGCATACGCAGTTATTCCAAATCCACATCCAGAAACTATAAAGATGGTAAATATTAGTGCAGGAAAGCTATTTAAAGCAGATGGTGGTGAAATAAATGAGTTCTGA